From one Anopheles bellator chromosome 1, idAnoBellAS_SP24_06.2, whole genome shotgun sequence genomic stretch:
- the LOC131215791 gene encoding reactive oxygen species modulator 1, with product MPAVPGSVYNQNQQPSCFDRMKMGFTIGFCVGMASGALFGGFSALRYGLRGRELINNVGKVMVQGGGTFGTFMAIGTGIRC from the exons ATGCCAGCAGTACCGGGAAGCGTTTACAACCAAAATCAGCAGCCGAGTTGCTTCGATCGTATGAAGATGGGCTTTACAATCGGCTTCTGCGTGGGAATGGCGAGCGGagcccttttcgggggcttTTCGGCACTCCG ATACGGCCTGCGCGGACGAGAACTGATAAACAATGTGGGCAAAGTGATGGTGCAGGGCGGTGGCACCTTCGGAACCTTCATGGCGATCGGAACGGGCATTCGATGCTAA